The DNA window TCGCTCCGAACGCTGGACACCACCACTTTCCTGTCGTCGGATGACTATTCGCTGACGAATTATCACCGCGCCTTCACCGAGAAGCTGTTCTTCACGGTGGCGAGCCGCAGCCTGATCGGCTCGCTGATCGTCACGGCGATCACGCTCTTTCTCGCCTTTCCCTATTCCTATGTCATGGTGCGGACGCGCTCGGCGGCCTTGCGCAAGTTCCTGCTGATCGCCCTGTTCCTGCCGTTCTTCATCGGCCAGGTGGTGCGTGCCTATGGCTGGCTGATCATCCTGGGGTCGCAGGGCATGGTCAACGAGGCGCTCGGTCTCGTCGGTGTGGCGCCGATCCGTCTCCTTTACAATTACCCGGCGGTCCTGTTCGGCCTCGTCCAGTACATGCTGCCGTTTGCCGTGCTGATGCTCGCGCCGGCGCTCACCGCCATCCCCGAGGAGATGGAAGCGGCGGCCGGCTCGCTTGGCGCCAACTGGGTGAAAACCTTCATCCACGTGGTGCTGCCGCTGGCCAAGCCCGGTTTCATCGGTGCCGGTCTGGTGGTGCTGACGCTGTCGCTCACCGACTTCGCCATTCCGGCCATCCTCGGTGGCGGCTCGCAGGACTTCATCGCCAACGCCATCTACGACCAGTTCTTCCGAACGTCGGACCAGGGCATGGGGGCGACGCTGGCGCTGCTCCTGGTGGCCGTCGGCTCTATCATGGTCGGGGTGGTATTCGCGCTGTTCGGGGCCGGCACGCTGGCCATGGGGAGGTCGAAATGAAGGGCGACCGTTCCAAGACCGTGACGCTCTGGACCTTCGTCACGATCGCGCTGGTCATGCTGTCGGCGCCGACGCTGGTGGTGCTGGGCGCTTCGTTCACGGCTGGCAACATGATCACCTTCCCGCCGGAGGGGCTGTCGCTCAAGTGGTACGCGGCGATTGCCGGTGCCACCGATCTTCGCGACGCCTTTCTGCGCTCGGTGATTGTCGCCGCCATCTGTACGGCGATCTCCATTCCGACGGGTACGCTGGCCGGCATCGCGCTCGCCAAATATCGCGTGCGCTTTGTCGCCGGCGTCCAGGTCTACCTGCTGCTGCCCTTCACCATTCCGTTGATCGGCTCTGGCATCGGCCTGATGCTGATCTTCGGCAAATGGGGGCTACTTGGCCAGCTCTGGCCGGTGGGCGTCGCCTGCGCGGTGATCAACCTGCCATTCATGATCTGGGCAGTGACGGCGAGCGCCGCTAGCCTTGATCCCGATCTTGAACTGGCCGCTGCCAACTGCGGTGCGCCGCCGCTTTCCACTTTCCTTGCCGTGACCATTCCGGCCGTGACGCCCGGCATCATCACCGGCGCTCTGTTGATGTTCATCCTGGCGCTCAACGAATTCCTGGTATCGCTGCTCTTGGTCGATGCGCGCATCGTCACGCTGCCGGTGCAGATCTACAATTCCATCCGCTCGATCATCACGCCCGATCTGGCCGCCATCTCCGTGGTGTTCATCGCCGTCGCCGCCATCGCCATCGCGCTGCTCGACTGGCTGGTTGGGCTGGACATTTTTCTCAAGTCGAAATGAAGGCGTGAAAAACGCCCTGCCGCTCAAGGACTGCTACCATGACCGACGTTTCCTTCCACGATTACGCCAAGCTCGACGCGGCGGCCCGCGCCGCTCTGCTCAAGCGCTCGGAAACCGACCTCACCTTCTTCCTCGACAAGGTTGGCCCGATTATCGAGGCGGTGAAGAGCGAAGGCGACGCGGCGCTCCATCGCTTTGCCCGCGACCTCGACAAGGCGGAGGTCAAGCCCGGCGCGCTCAAGGCCTCCGAGGCCGAGTTCGACGCCGCTTTCAAGTCCGTCGAGCCTGAGGTGGTGGACGCGATCCGCTATGGCATCGAGAACATTCGCCGCTTCCATGAGGAGCAGAAGCCGGAGGCCATGTGGCTGAAGGAGATCCGCCCGGGTGCCTTCGCAGGGGATCGGGTGACGCCCATCAAGTCGGTGGCCCTTTATATTCCGCGCGGCAAGGGCGCCTTCCCGTCGGTGACCATGATGACGGCGGTGCCGGCCGTCGTTGCCGGCGTACCGGAACTTGCCATCGTGACGCCGCCGACACCCGATGGGTCGGTCGACGCGGCGACGCTGGTCGCCGCCCGCCTCGCCGGTGTCGAGACAGTCTACAAGGTGGGTGGCGCGCAGGCCGTCGCCGCCGTCACCTTCGGCACCGAGACGGTGAAGCCGGCATTGAAGATCGTCGGCCCCGGCAGCCCGTGGGTGGTGGCGGCCAAGCGCCTGTTGTCCGGCGTCATCGATGCCGGCCTGCCGGCAGGTCCGTCGGAAGCCATCATCTTCGCCGACGATACCGTGCACGGCGGCCTCGCCGCCCTCGACGTGCTGATCGAGGCCGAACACGGTCCGGATAGCTCGGCCTATATCGTCACCCATTCACGGCGCGTCGCCGAGCAGGCGCTGGCGGCGCTGCCGGACCACTGGGCGCGCATGACGGCGCAGCGGGTCGAGTTTTCCAAGAAGGTGCTGGGTGGCGCCTTTGGCGGCATCATCCTGACCTCGTCGGTCG is part of the Pleomorphomonas sp. PLEO genome and encodes:
- a CDS encoding ABC transporter permease → MKGDRSKTVTLWTFVTIALVMLSAPTLVVLGASFTAGNMITFPPEGLSLKWYAAIAGATDLRDAFLRSVIVAAICTAISIPTGTLAGIALAKYRVRFVAGVQVYLLLPFTIPLIGSGIGLMLIFGKWGLLGQLWPVGVACAVINLPFMIWAVTASAASLDPDLELAAANCGAPPLSTFLAVTIPAVTPGIITGALLMFILALNEFLVSLLLVDARIVTLPVQIYNSIRSIITPDLAAISVVFIAVAAIAIALLDWLVGLDIFLKSK
- a CDS encoding ABC transporter permease; this encodes MRPSRTSYPLSWRLMDALEAIAAAVWPRSFSAAVPWLMLLPAIVLVGLLVLGLWDMADGSLRTLDTTTFLSSDDYSLTNYHRAFTEKLFFTVASRSLIGSLIVTAITLFLAFPYSYVMVRTRSAALRKFLLIALFLPFFIGQVVRAYGWLIILGSQGMVNEALGLVGVAPIRLLYNYPAVLFGLVQYMLPFAVLMLAPALTAIPEEMEAAAGSLGANWVKTFIHVVLPLAKPGFIGAGLVVLTLSLTDFAIPAILGGGSQDFIANAIYDQFFRTSDQGMGATLALLLVAVGSIMVGVVFALFGAGTLAMGRSK
- the hisD gene encoding histidinol dehydrogenase — translated: MTDVSFHDYAKLDAAARAALLKRSETDLTFFLDKVGPIIEAVKSEGDAALHRFARDLDKAEVKPGALKASEAEFDAAFKSVEPEVVDAIRYGIENIRRFHEEQKPEAMWLKEIRPGAFAGDRVTPIKSVALYIPRGKGAFPSVTMMTAVPAVVAGVPELAIVTPPTPDGSVDAATLVAARLAGVETVYKVGGAQAVAAVTFGTETVKPALKIVGPGSPWVVAAKRLLSGVIDAGLPAGPSEAIIFADDTVHGGLAALDVLIEAEHGPDSSAYIVTHSRRVAEQALAALPDHWARMTAQRVEFSKKVLGGAFGGIILTSSVEESYAFVNDYAPEHLEILSTDPYAHLGKITEAAEILMGPYTPVSIANFGLGPNAVLPTSRWARTWGPLSVYDFVKRSSVGYVTASAYPELAHTARVLARYEGFSSHEQAVSAVRDTYLKG